Proteins encoded in a region of the Thermodesulfobacteriota bacterium genome:
- a CDS encoding histidinol-phosphate transaminase, whose amino-acid sequence MKKSRLEKGGFPLEGINLALCENPLPPIDEAIEAARKEIRLGNHYTEPYSWKLKERISDYVKVPVENIHINAGSELILRQLFLLYGRRAHLISPTYYLFEEIAEKKTCTFLAEKEDFLFNMKGLEIPKDTTVAVIVNPNNPTGTVFNIKENLSLIERHPDTMFLIDEAFIEFGSNTAADLILEYKNVIVTRTFSKAFSLAGFRVGYAIADNELIRYLNNYNDAYPLARTAEAAAMASLEHLDKINARVVVLKDLTKDFAKSLQNVGITTYPTETYFFLGKIPHMSADEFAKVLREKNIHIRPLHQEGLGNNFLRFATSTSENNMIVLDTIREIFESL is encoded by the coding sequence ATGAAGAAAAGCAGGCTAGAAAAAGGAGGGTTTCCTCTTGAGGGTATAAATTTGGCCCTCTGCGAAAACCCTCTTCCCCCCATAGATGAAGCCATAGAGGCGGCCAGGAAAGAGATCCGTCTGGGCAATCACTATACAGAACCCTATTCATGGAAGCTGAAAGAGAGAATATCAGACTATGTTAAGGTTCCTGTGGAAAATATCCACATAAATGCAGGCTCTGAACTTATACTCCGCCAATTGTTTTTACTTTATGGCCGGAGGGCGCATTTAATCTCTCCCACCTATTATCTTTTCGAGGAAATTGCAGAGAAAAAGACTTGTACTTTTTTGGCTGAAAAGGAAGATTTCCTTTTTAATATGAAAGGCCTTGAAATACCGAAAGATACAACTGTGGCAGTAATCGTCAACCCGAATAATCCTACCGGCACCGTCTTTAATATAAAGGAGAATCTTTCGCTTATCGAAAGACATCCTGATACCATGTTCTTAATCGATGAGGCATTCATTGAGTTCGGAAGCAATACAGCGGCAGATCTGATCCTTGAATACAAAAATGTTATTGTAACTCGTACGTTCTCAAAGGCATTTAGTTTGGCGGGTTTTAGAGTAGGCTATGCCATCGCAGATAACGAATTGATACGCTATCTGAATAATTATAATGATGCCTATCCGCTGGCAAGGACTGCCGAGGCTGCGGCAATGGCATCCCTTGAACATTTGGATAAAATTAATGCCAGAGTTGTAGTGCTAAAAGACCTGACCAAAGATTTTGCAAAATCATTACAGAATGTAGGCATTACGACGTACCCTACAGAGACCTACTTCTTTCTGGGTAAGATCCCCCATATGAGCGCAGATGAATTTGCTAAGGTTTTAAGAGAAAAAAACATCCACATAAGGCCCCTTCATCAGGAAGGGCTGGGGAATAATTTTTTAAGGTTTGCAACCTCCACCTCTGAAAATAACATGATAGTCCTGGATACCATAAGAGAAATCTTTGAAAGTCTGTAG
- the selB gene encoding selenocysteine-specific translation elongation factor, translating to MKHVILGTAGHIDHGKTSLIKVLSGIDTDRLKEEKERGITIELGFAHLTLPGGQKLGIVDVPGHERFVKNMVAGASGIDIVALIIAADEGVMPQTREHLEICQILNVKSGVVVLTKKDMVDEEWLELVRDDVSKFLKGTFLEEAPIVVVSSLTGDGLSELTGALESLAAGVMEKPTSGPFRLPIDRVFTIKGFGTVVTGASISGRISTGDSVTIYPRALPARIRGLQVHNQEVREAKAGLRTAINLQGIEKETIERGDVLATANSLENSYLLDVSLYYLPSVSKPLKNSARVRFHTGTCEIAARVTLLDRDELKPGEKTYAQLRLLKKAAVLPGDRYVLRSYSPTRTIGGGEILHPVPKRHKRFIEATLSDLKILEAGSPEEIVLLHVNKAEAQGLTRRQLALLGGLNEQDLASTIHKLTKSGDILLFNQENQAFVASGVYEGARENVLGILQDYHKRNPLLFGIPKEELRSKLSSEMDPRLFSFLINDLVQSKRLVAEKELLRLPGHKVDLQVDEKGLKDKIEKIYLKAGWEPPSRSAVSELLGKDGAQSGKFIDLLIRENILIKVKEDLCFHNKPLIDLRDRIVDFLRKHQEITPAQFKEVTNLSRKYMIPLLEYFDAAKVTIRVGDKRVLREKK from the coding sequence ATGAAACACGTAATTTTGGGCACGGCCGGGCATATTGATCACGGCAAAACATCCCTTATCAAGGTACTTAGCGGCATTGACACCGACCGGCTCAAGGAAGAAAAGGAGCGCGGCATCACCATAGAGTTGGGATTTGCCCATCTCACCCTGCCCGGCGGCCAAAAACTGGGTATCGTCGATGTCCCAGGGCACGAACGCTTTGTCAAAAACATGGTGGCCGGGGCCAGCGGTATCGATATAGTGGCCCTGATTATAGCGGCTGATGAAGGGGTCATGCCCCAGACAAGGGAACATCTGGAGATATGTCAGATCCTTAACGTCAAGAGCGGTGTGGTAGTGTTGACTAAAAAGGATATGGTGGATGAAGAATGGCTGGAACTGGTGCGGGATGACGTAAGCAAATTTCTCAAGGGAACCTTCCTGGAAGAAGCGCCAATTGTGGTCGTTTCTTCACTAACCGGGGATGGGTTGTCGGAGTTGACCGGAGCGCTCGAATCCCTGGCCGCCGGGGTGATGGAAAAACCGACCAGCGGGCCTTTTCGCCTGCCTATAGACCGTGTCTTTACCATCAAAGGCTTTGGCACCGTGGTTACGGGCGCGTCCATTTCAGGTAGAATAAGCACCGGAGACAGCGTTACCATCTATCCCCGTGCGCTGCCGGCCAGGATACGCGGCCTCCAGGTACATAACCAGGAAGTGCGCGAGGCTAAGGCCGGGCTTCGTACGGCTATAAACCTTCAGGGCATAGAAAAGGAAACCATTGAGAGAGGAGACGTCCTGGCTACGGCAAACAGCCTGGAAAACTCCTACCTGCTGGATGTCAGCCTTTACTACTTGCCGAGCGTTTCTAAGCCATTAAAAAATAGCGCCCGGGTGCGGTTCCATACCGGAACATGCGAGATCGCCGCCAGAGTAACCCTGCTGGACCGTGATGAACTAAAGCCGGGAGAAAAGACCTATGCCCAGTTAAGACTGCTTAAAAAAGCAGCCGTCTTGCCTGGAGATCGCTACGTGCTGCGCAGCTATTCACCGACGCGTACTATTGGCGGGGGAGAAATATTACATCCTGTCCCCAAACGGCATAAACGCTTCATCGAAGCCACTCTTTCGGATTTAAAGATCCTGGAGGCCGGAAGCCCGGAAGAGATCGTTCTTTTACATGTAAACAAGGCGGAGGCGCAAGGGCTGACGCGCAGGCAGCTAGCTCTTCTTGGCGGATTAAATGAACAGGATTTGGCCAGTACAATCCACAAACTAACCAAGAGCGGGGATATTCTGCTCTTCAATCAGGAAAACCAGGCCTTTGTGGCCTCCGGAGTCTATGAGGGAGCCAGGGAAAATGTCCTTGGCATCCTGCAAGATTACCACAAACGTAATCCGCTTCTCTTTGGCATCCCGAAGGAAGAGCTGAGAAGCAAACTTTCTTCCGAGATGGATCCAAGGTTATTCTCCTTTTTAATAAACGATCTGGTTCAATCCAAAAGGCTTGTGGCCGAAAAGGAACTCCTGCGCCTGCCCGGTCATAAAGTAGATTTGCAGGTGGATGAAAAGGGCCTGAAGGATAAGATAGAAAAGATATACCTTAAAGCGGGATGGGAGCCGCCCTCGCGTAGCGCGGTATCAGAGCTTCTGGGGAAAGACGGCGCCCAGTCCGGGAAATTTATTGACCTTCTCATCCGGGAAAATATATTGATAAAGGTGAAGGAAGACCTCTGCTTCCATAACAAGCCCTTAATTGACCTTAGAGACCGCATCGTAGATTTTCTCAGAAAACACCAGGAGATAACCCCGGCCCAGTTCAAAGAGGTGACCAACCTTTCACGCAAGTACATGATACCCCTCCTGGAATACTTTGATGCCGCGAAGGTCACTATTCGGGTGGGGGATAAACGGGTGCTGCGGGAAAAGAAATAG
- a CDS encoding radical SAM protein, translating into MKTIVSGLMRSYLAKFKTRKRPFLSFQIEPTSRCQLKCVMCPKTTFQDEWVAGDMPLPVFEKISRYFHLVRDVHLQGWGEPLLYPELLAMVRMARAKGCQVSLTTNGVLLTPDRSETLIKEGLDIIAISLAGASKDAHEAIRCGSHFDTLLTNVKTLAQLKAKLKSKTPKVVFSYLMTKTNIEELADAVRLAREIGVNELVANNLDYCPTEVQDDLRVFSCHGTDSRLQRILEEAEKEARGIKLPFRCYPLEMEEVIMCELNPLHIVFFSHDGSVSPCVYLNLPKSESIPRIFCGSYHEIPRICFGNVAKKDFIEIWNSPEYTEFRKVYQNRLDVFEKTYGHIGPFTTDRHELEEAEKILKNGLSRNPLPGGCRTCYKAYGI; encoded by the coding sequence GTGAAGACTATTGTGTCCGGTCTTATGAGAAGCTATCTTGCAAAATTTAAAACCCGAAAAAGGCCCTTTCTGTCTTTTCAGATAGAGCCCACCTCCAGGTGTCAGCTTAAATGTGTAATGTGCCCGAAAACTACTTTCCAGGATGAATGGGTAGCGGGCGATATGCCTCTTCCTGTCTTTGAAAAGATAAGCAGATACTTTCACCTGGTCAGGGATGTTCACCTCCAGGGGTGGGGAGAACCACTGCTCTACCCCGAATTACTTGCCATGGTTCGTATGGCCAGGGCCAAGGGTTGCCAGGTGAGTTTGACCACAAATGGGGTCCTTCTAACCCCTGACAGATCAGAAACACTAATCAAGGAAGGTCTTGACATAATTGCCATTTCTTTGGCCGGGGCATCGAAAGACGCTCACGAGGCGATACGGTGCGGCTCACATTTTGATACCCTGCTTACTAACGTAAAAACCCTCGCCCAGCTTAAGGCAAAACTAAAATCAAAGACCCCCAAGGTGGTATTCTCCTACCTGATGACCAAGACAAATATCGAAGAACTGGCAGATGCCGTGCGTCTGGCGCGAGAAATAGGCGTAAACGAACTGGTAGCCAACAACCTTGACTATTGCCCAACTGAAGTCCAGGACGATCTAAGAGTCTTTTCCTGCCACGGGACTGATAGCAGATTGCAAAGAATCTTGGAAGAAGCAGAAAAAGAAGCGCGGGGAATAAAGCTACCCTTTCGCTGTTACCCACTCGAGATGGAAGAGGTCATCATGTGTGAACTCAATCCCTTGCACATCGTGTTTTTTTCTCATGATGGCAGTGTCTCGCCTTGCGTGTATCTCAACCTGCCCAAGTCGGAATCAATACCCAGAATCTTCTGCGGCTCATATCACGAAATACCGAGGATATGCTTTGGTAATGTGGCCAAGAAAGACTTTATAGAAATATGGAACAGCCCCGAATATACGGAATTCAGAAAAGTTTATCAAAACAGGCTCGATGTATTCGAAAAGACTTATGGCCATATAGGCCCTTTTACAACAGACCGGCATGAACTGGAGGAGGCTGAAAAGATACTGAAAAACGGTCTGTCCCGAAATCCTCTGCCGGGAGGATGCCGTACCTGTTATAAGGCGTATGGCATCTGA
- the carB gene encoding carbamoyl-phosphate synthase large subunit: MPRREDIKKVMIIGSGPIVIGQACEFDYSGTQACKALRKFGYEIVLVNSNPATIMTDPGTADFTYIEPLNLQSLVEIIEKERPDALLPNLGGQTGLNLCSELAHAGVLEKYGVKVIGVEVEAIKRGEDRIAFKETMDRLGIEMPRSAPAFTVKEAEAIANDLGYPVVIRPAYTLGGTGGGLVYNVEELRIIVSRGISASLVGQVLVEESVLGWEELELEVVRDAKNQMITVCFIENVDAMGVHTGDSFCVAPMLTIDPALQKRLQKYSYDIVEAIRVIGGTNIQFAHDPKTSRVVVIEINPRTSRSSALASKATGFPIALISSMLAVGISLDEIPYWREGTLDKYTPSGDYVVVKFARWAFEKFEGVEDKLGTQMRAVGEVMSIGKNYKEALQKAIRSLETSRYGLGFAKDFHKHSLPELMETLAEPSSERQFIMYEALRKGATVEDLYAKTYIKPWFIRQMKELVEMEEQILRYKGKDLPEELLRQAKKDGFSDRYLSQILGIPEAEIRRQRTQAGIVEAWDSLPVSGVENAAYYFSTYNAPDKVVTSKRRKIMVLGGGPNRIGQGIEFDYCCVHAALALRDEGYESIMVNCNPETVSTDYDTSDKLYFEPLTVEDVLSIYEKEKPEGVIVQFGGQTPLNIANELAQAGVKIIGTSPEAIDLAEDRDRFRQMMTKIGIPEPESGMASNPEEALAVAKQIGYPLMVRPSYVLGGRAMQVIHDEEMLTHYVSAAVDISPERPILIDKFLENAIEVEADAIADGSNAFVPAVMEHIELAGIHSGDSACVIPPISIPAKHLDTIYEYTRRIALELRVVGLMNIQYAIANDTVYVLEANPRASRTVPLVSKVCNISMVRLATQILLGKKLSDLNLKRQSIPHYGVKEAVFPFNMFPEVDPLLGPEMRSTGEVLGLADSFGLAFYKAQEAAQQLLPSEGTVLITVSENDRPAVLEVARQFSKLGFRIRATAGTQAFLAAKGIQSEPINKMHEGRPNIVDTIKNEEIQLVINTPSGKLSKHDDSYIRKAAIKYKVPYITTLAAALAAARGIAKRRKGHGQVRSLQSYHAEIS; this comes from the coding sequence ATGCCAAGACGTGAGGACATCAAAAAGGTAATGATCATCGGTTCCGGGCCTATTGTCATCGGTCAGGCCTGTGAATTTGATTATTCCGGCACCCAGGCCTGCAAGGCGTTGCGCAAATTTGGTTATGAGATAGTACTGGTTAATTCCAACCCGGCTACCATCATGACCGACCCGGGCACGGCCGACTTCACCTATATTGAGCCGCTTAATCTCCAGAGTCTGGTAGAAATCATTGAGAAAGAACGGCCTGACGCCCTGCTGCCTAATCTGGGCGGCCAGACTGGTCTAAACCTCTGCTCTGAACTGGCGCATGCGGGCGTACTTGAGAAATACGGTGTAAAAGTAATCGGTGTAGAGGTAGAGGCCATTAAACGCGGCGAAGACCGGATTGCCTTCAAGGAAACCATGGACAGGCTGGGTATCGAAATGCCAAGAAGCGCACCTGCCTTCACTGTGAAGGAGGCTGAGGCCATAGCTAATGATCTCGGCTACCCGGTGGTCATCCGTCCTGCTTACACCTTAGGGGGTACGGGAGGCGGCCTGGTCTATAATGTAGAAGAACTACGCATTATAGTCAGCCGCGGTATATCAGCCAGTCTCGTGGGGCAGGTGCTGGTAGAAGAGTCCGTCCTGGGATGGGAGGAACTGGAGCTTGAGGTCGTCCGCGATGCCAAGAACCAGATGATCACCGTCTGTTTTATCGAAAACGTGGATGCCATGGGCGTCCACACCGGAGACTCATTCTGTGTCGCCCCCATGCTCACCATCGATCCTGCCCTGCAGAAGCGCCTGCAGAAATATTCCTATGACATTGTCGAGGCCATCCGGGTGATCGGAGGGACCAATATCCAGTTTGCCCATGATCCCAAGACCAGCCGGGTGGTAGTAATCGAGATTAACCCCAGGACTTCCCGGTCTTCTGCCCTGGCCTCCAAGGCTACCGGCTTCCCCATTGCCCTCATCTCTTCCATGCTGGCCGTCGGTATTAGCCTGGATGAGATCCCTTACTGGCGGGAGGGGACGCTTGATAAATATACCCCATCCGGCGACTACGTGGTTGTGAAATTCGCACGCTGGGCCTTCGAAAAGTTTGAGGGCGTCGAAGATAAACTCGGCACCCAGATGCGGGCCGTGGGCGAAGTCATGAGCATCGGAAAGAATTACAAAGAAGCATTACAGAAGGCCATCCGTTCCCTGGAAACCAGCCGTTATGGACTCGGTTTTGCTAAGGACTTTCATAAACATTCTCTGCCGGAACTCATGGAGACCCTGGCCGAGCCGTCCAGTGAGCGCCAGTTTATCATGTACGAGGCGCTGCGGAAGGGCGCTACAGTAGAGGATCTCTATGCCAAGACCTATATAAAACCCTGGTTTATCCGGCAGATGAAAGAACTGGTAGAGATGGAAGAGCAAATCCTGCGCTATAAGGGAAAGGACCTGCCGGAGGAACTTTTGCGACAGGCAAAAAAGGATGGATTTTCCGATCGCTACCTGTCGCAGATTCTCGGTATTCCAGAGGCAGAGATCAGGCGGCAGCGTACCCAAGCCGGGATAGTTGAGGCCTGGGACTCCCTGCCCGTGAGTGGTGTGGAAAATGCGGCTTACTATTTTTCCACCTACAATGCCCCCGATAAGGTCGTGACCAGCAAAAGGCGTAAGATAATGGTCCTGGGCGGGGGACCCAACCGGATCGGCCAGGGGATTGAATTTGATTACTGCTGCGTTCATGCCGCCCTTGCCCTGCGCGACGAAGGCTATGAGTCTATCATGGTCAACTGTAATCCCGAGACCGTCTCTACGGACTACGACACCTCAGACAAGCTTTACTTTGAGCCGCTCACGGTAGAGGATGTCCTGAGTATCTATGAGAAGGAGAAACCGGAAGGGGTAATCGTACAGTTCGGCGGCCAGACTCCGCTCAACATTGCCAATGAGCTGGCCCAGGCAGGCGTTAAAATCATCGGTACCTCGCCGGAGGCCATTGACCTGGCTGAGGACCGGGACCGCTTCCGCCAGATGATGACCAAGATAGGCATACCGGAGCCTGAATCCGGCATGGCCAGCAACCCGGAAGAGGCCCTGGCCGTGGCCAAACAGATCGGCTATCCGCTGATGGTGCGGCCATCCTATGTCCTGGGCGGACGCGCCATGCAGGTGATCCACGACGAGGAGATGCTCACCCATTATGTTTCCGCGGCCGTAGATATTTCACCAGAGCGGCCCATTTTGATTGATAAGTTTCTGGAAAATGCTATCGAGGTCGAGGCAGACGCCATCGCTGATGGCTCAAACGCTTTTGTCCCCGCGGTTATGGAACACATCGAGCTGGCTGGTATCCACTCCGGCGACTCCGCCTGCGTGATTCCACCTATCAGCATACCAGCCAAACACCTCGACACCATCTACGAATATACAAGAAGAATAGCCCTGGAGCTTCGGGTGGTCGGTCTGATGAATATCCAGTATGCCATAGCCAATGATACCGTTTACGTTCTTGAGGCGAACCCGCGGGCCTCCCGGACCGTTCCCCTGGTCTCAAAGGTATGCAACATTTCCATGGTGCGCCTGGCCACCCAGATACTTCTGGGTAAAAAACTTTCCGATTTGAATCTCAAGCGGCAGTCGATTCCGCATTACGGCGTTAAGGAAGCAGTCTTTCCGTTTAACATGTTCCCTGAGGTTGACCCGCTACTTGGTCCGGAAATGCGGTCCACCGGAGAGGTATTGGGACTGGCGGACTCTTTTGGGCTCGCCTTTTACAAGGCCCAGGAAGCCGCCCAGCAGTTGCTGCCTTCCGAGGGAACCGTCTTGATTACCGTCTCGGAAAACGATCGGCCGGCAGTGCTGGAGGTGGCCCGCCAGTTTAGCAAGCTTGGGTTCAGAATCAGGGCTACCGCCGGAACCCAGGCCTTTTTAGCCGCGAAGGGAATCCAATCCGAGCCTATCAATAAGATGCATGAAGGACGTCCCAACATCGTTGATACCATTAAGAACGAAGAGATCCAGCTAGTGATCAACACCCCTAGCGGCAAGCTGAGCAAACACGACGACTCCTATATTCGTAAGGCCGCCATAAAGTACAAGGTGCCCTACATTACTACTCTGGCCGCAGCTCTGGCCGCAGCCAGAGGGATTGCCAAGCGCCGGAAGGGTCACGGCCAGGTGCGGTCTCTGCAGAGCTACCATGCAGAAATTTCATAG
- a CDS encoding flagellar hook capping FlgD N-terminal domain-containing protein yields the protein MDINGLGLATSASQTQSGGGQVLDKDSFLKLFVAQMEHQDPLNPMEAYEFSAQLAQFSSLEQLYNLNENMTNLIAYQTSQNNLQLLSLIDKKVEVVTDEITLQEGKATEAYYELTEDANSCVINISDENGTNVRRLNLGSGDAGSYTLGWDGKDQKGVVLPDGRYYFDVVAKDAAGQEVPVNTSICGRITGLDFEGGLTMLVLENGSKISVADVVRVIDTADSNTQEETTT from the coding sequence ATGGATATAAATGGACTGGGACTGGCCACCTCGGCCAGTCAGACACAATCCGGGGGTGGCCAGGTCCTGGATAAGGATTCTTTTTTGAAGCTCTTTGTGGCCCAGATGGAACATCAAGACCCGCTCAATCCTATGGAGGCCTATGAGTTTTCGGCGCAACTCGCCCAGTTCAGCAGTCTGGAGCAGCTTTATAACTTAAACGAAAATATGACTAACCTGATAGCCTACCAGACCTCGCAGAATAACCTGCAACTCCTTTCTTTAATCGATAAGAAGGTGGAAGTGGTAACGGATGAGATCACACTGCAAGAGGGTAAAGCAACTGAAGCCTATTATGAATTAACGGAAGACGCGAATTCTTGCGTCATCAATATCTCTGATGAGAACGGCACAAATGTGCGCCGCCTCAATCTTGGGTCCGGGGATGCCGGTAGTTATACGCTGGGATGGGATGGCAAAGATCAGAAAGGTGTGGTTCTTCCCGATGGCCGGTACTATTTCGATGTTGTAGCTAAAGACGCCGCCGGTCAGGAGGTCCCGGTCAATACCTCCATCTGCGGCCGTATCACCGGCCTGGACTTTGAGGGCGGCTTAACCATGCTGGTACTGGAAAATGGATCAAAGATCAGCGTGGCTGATGTGGTCAGGGTAATAGATACAGCTGATAGTAATACACAAGAAGAGACAACTACCTAA
- a CDS encoding ZIP family metal transporter: MILTYIIIFSFAGSIGAIAGASILMLLGSKVKKVIPYILSYAIGTLLGAAFLGMLPKAMTMLSPALVLRYALIGLLFFFLLEKIVIWRHCHDPQCDVHSAAGYLILIGDAFHNFMDGIVIATAFMISIPLGIGTSLAVIAHEIPQEVGDFAILLDSGIANTGSLPKTDSTSLVIS, translated from the coding sequence ATGATCTTGACTTACATCATCATATTCAGTTTCGCGGGCAGTATAGGCGCTATCGCCGGGGCGTCCATTCTCATGTTGCTCGGTAGCAAGGTCAAGAAGGTAATTCCTTACATTTTAAGTTATGCCATAGGCACCTTACTAGGTGCCGCCTTTCTGGGTATGCTGCCCAAGGCCATGACCATGCTCAGCCCGGCCCTTGTCTTGAGATATGCCCTAATAGGTCTCTTATTTTTTTTCCTCCTCGAAAAAATAGTTATCTGGCGGCATTGTCATGATCCGCAATGCGATGTCCACAGCGCGGCTGGTTACTTAATCCTGATTGGAGACGCCTTTCACAACTTCATGGACGGCATCGTCATTGCCACCGCTTTTATGATTTCCATACCTCTTGGAATTGGGACATCCCTGGCCGTAATAGCCCATGAAATCCCTCAGGAGGTAGGGGATTTTGCCATACTCCTGGACTCCGGCATTGCCAATACTGGGTCTTTGCCAAAAACAGATTCCACTTCTCTGGTTATCTCCTAA
- a CDS encoding flagellar hook protein FlgE, which produces MSISSSLYAGISGLSTMGNAMSVIGDNISNVNTVAFKSSRATFQDVLAQQISTASGSSQVGRGVTLASVSGLFAQGSFESSSQATDLAIGGNGFFIVRAPGTENNLYYTRAGEFRFDQSGYLVNPAGYVAQGWALDQDTGEVTGTIGDILVPKSSAPVATDAIEVITNLDSRESEASGNDLYDVVPGDSDWDGTADPPASANSYTYHSAIQVYDSLGNSHDVTIYFDPTSTANIWEYVVTCNPAEDQRSGIDPATDEWAGALLYGTIEFNTSGDITDITASTVDASDGTLDALDADDDTPNGYFQFEANFTGAADNQVVDLNFGSTYSLTSTAWEKEALASSQYASASTTIFQDQNGFGAGFLQSVSVSAEGVITGHYSNGQIIPRNLIGLADFNNLIGLSKLGGNLFSVTTESGAPITGQPGTNGLGSIAPNSLEQSNVDLGAEFVRMITVQRGFQANSKIITTTDDMLAELISLKR; this is translated from the coding sequence ATGTCTATTTCAAGTTCGCTCTATGCGGGCATCAGCGGCCTTTCTACCATGGGCAATGCCATGTCCGTTATTGGCGACAATATCTCTAACGTGAACACCGTGGCCTTTAAATCGTCCCGAGCTACCTTTCAGGACGTGTTGGCCCAGCAGATATCCACGGCCTCCGGGTCATCCCAGGTCGGTCGCGGCGTCACACTGGCCAGCGTAAGCGGCCTGTTTGCCCAGGGTTCTTTCGAGAGCTCTTCACAGGCGACCGATCTGGCTATCGGCGGCAACGGCTTTTTCATCGTGCGGGCCCCGGGGACGGAAAATAACCTGTATTATACACGGGCCGGTGAATTCCGCTTTGATCAGAGCGGTTATCTGGTTAATCCGGCCGGATACGTAGCACAGGGCTGGGCACTGGATCAGGATACCGGTGAGGTTACCGGCACGATCGGGGATATCCTGGTTCCCAAGAGTTCTGCCCCGGTGGCGACAGATGCCATAGAGGTCATTACCAACTTAGACTCGCGGGAGTCTGAGGCCAGTGGAAATGATCTTTATGATGTTGTGCCGGGGGACAGCGACTGGGACGGGACCGCCGACCCGCCGGCAAGTGCGAACTCATACACGTACCACAGCGCCATTCAGGTCTATGATTCTCTGGGCAATAGCCACGACGTAACAATCTACTTTGATCCCACCTCTACCGCTAACATCTGGGAGTACGTGGTGACCTGTAACCCGGCCGAAGATCAAAGATCTGGAATAGACCCGGCTACGGATGAATGGGCCGGTGCGCTGCTTTATGGTACGATAGAATTCAACACCTCTGGAGACATAACTGATATTACTGCCAGCACGGTTGACGCAAGTGACGGTACATTAGATGCCTTGGATGCTGATGACGATACCCCTAATGGCTATTTTCAGTTTGAAGCCAATTTTACGGGGGCGGCAGATAACCAGGTTGTCGATCTCAATTTCGGCAGTACCTATAGTTTAACCTCCACGGCCTGGGAGAAAGAGGCCCTGGCCAGCAGCCAGTATGCCAGCGCCTCAACCACCATCTTTCAGGACCAGAACGGTTTTGGCGCAGGCTTCCTGCAGTCCGTCTCCGTCAGCGCCGAGGGTGTAATCACCGGCCATTATTCTAACGGGCAGATCATCCCGCGTAACTTGATTGGTCTGGCCGATTTCAACAACCTGATCGGCCTTTCCAAGCTGGGCGGCAACCTCTTCTCGGTGACTACCGAGTCCGGAGCGCCTATCACCGGCCAGCCCGGTACGAACGGACTGGGAAGCATCGCCCCTAACTCACTGGAGCAGTCCAATGTGGATCTCGGCGCGGAATTTGTCCGCATGATCACCGTGCAAAGGGGATTCCAGGCCAATTCCAAGATCATCACCACTACCGACGATATGCTCGCCGAACTGATTAGCCTGAAACGTTAG
- a CDS encoding PTS fructose transporter subunit IIA — protein MDGFSVIVATHGHLGEEMIRVATHIMGHKLPVMAAFSVPFSAGNSSALRVALRDQIARLDCGGGVLILTDILGGTPTNLARSLLDEGRIGIVTGVNLPMLLKLPKIKDLTLEDAVEILAGLARKTIQPINRRL, from the coding sequence ATGGATGGGTTCAGTGTCATAGTGGCCACGCATGGGCATTTAGGCGAGGAAATGATCCGCGTGGCTACTCATATTATGGGCCATAAGCTGCCCGTGATGGCGGCTTTTTCTGTACCATTTTCAGCGGGTAACAGTTCTGCGCTCAGGGTGGCCTTGAGAGACCAGATAGCCAGGCTTGACTGTGGAGGAGGGGTGCTCATCCTGACCGACATACTGGGGGGAACCCCTACTAATCTGGCGCGTTCACTCCTGGATGAAGGCAGGATAGGCATCGTAACCGGCGTCAACCTCCCTATGCTGCTCAAGTTGCCTAAAATTAAAGACCTGACCTTAGAAGATGCGGTGGAAATTCTGGCCGGCCTGGCGCGGAAGACAATCCAGCCGATCAACAGGAGGTTATGA